A segment of the Methylomonas paludis genome:
TCTAACTTACTCAAAGATATAGCCAAAACAGTCGTTGATGTGGATGTCAAAGGCTTGAGCCTGGATAGTCGAAACATGGCCAATGCCAATGTATTTTTTGCCCTGCATGGTGCGAAGCGGCATGGCATTGAATATGCGGAGCTTGCCATAGCGAATGGCGCAAATGCAATTGTCTATGATCCAGCCGGTATCGAGCGACTGCCCGAGTTTGCTACAGATATAGTTGTGTTGGCCGTAGCCGGATTGAATCAGCATTTAGGCGTAATCGCGGCCAGATTTTACAACTATCCCGCCGATAAATTGGCAGTGATCGGCATTACCGGCACCAATGGTAAAACCACTTGTAGCCAGTTAATCGCCCAGGCACTGCCGGACTGCGCTCTGATAGGCACTTTAGGCTGGGGCGATAGCGAGCATTTGGTGCCGACTGTCAATACCACGCCAGATGCTTTAGCCATCCAGAAAATATTGCATGGTTTTGTGCTGCAGCATAAACAGGCAGTGGCGATGGAAGTGTCCTCGCATGGCCTGCAGCAAGGACGAGTCAACGGCGTTCATTTTAAAGGTGCAGTGTTTACTAATATCACTCGAGATCATCTGGACTACCATCAAAGCATGGACGAATATTTACGGGCAAAGCTGGGCTTATTTACCAAGCCGGATCTGGAGTTTGTCGTCATCAATCTTGATGATCCCAAAAGTGATGTGGTTTTGGCGCATGTGCCGGATCAAGTCAAATGCTGGACGCATAGCCGCAGTGGCCGGGTTTGGGCTGGTGCAGAAAACATAATCGCTGACCACATCAACTATAGCCAGGCAGGTATAAGCTTTCATATTACTTGGCGTACCGAGACAGTTAAAGCGTTTACTCCCTTGGTGGGCAGTTTCAATCTGGAAAATGTGCTGGCTGTGATCGGGGTATTGCTGGCTATGGATGTACCTTTTTCGGCAGCGGTGGCGCGTGCGGCAAAATTTAAAGCCATAGCCGGGCGTATGGAAAAGTTCGGTGGAGTGAATAAACCCAGCGTATTTGTTGATTATGCTCATACACCCGATGCATTGGAAAAAGTTTTGCAAGTGGTTAAAAACCAAGGGCAACTCTGGCTGGTATTCGGCTGTGGCGGTAATCGCGACCAAGGAAAACGCGCAGAAATGGGTCGGATAGCCGCAGCTTTAGCCGATCAAGTGATATTAACCGATGATAATCCGCGCCATGAATCACCGGCAGATATTGTCAAAGACATTCTGGCAGGTTGCCAAAGCGCTAAAACCAGAGTGATACACAATAGGGAGTCAGCGATACGTACCGCCATACTCGCCGCCGCCAAAACTGACAGTGTTGTGGTCGCCGGTAAAGGTCATGAACAATATCAGGAAATCAATGGTGAAAAATTGCCGTTCAGCGATCAGGATATTGTCAAGCAGACATTAGCCGCATGGGAGTCTGCGGCATGAACTTAGCTCTTAATGACATAGCTACAGCCGTTTCCGGGCAATTATTGGGAGCAAATTTCAGTGTAGCCGGAGTCAGCATAGACACCCGTAGCCTACAGCCTGGCCAACTGTATATAGCTCTGTCAGGCCAAAACTTTGATGGTCATGCCTTTATTGAACAAGCTGAACAGGCGGGTGCCGCTGCAGTGTTGGTTGAACATCAAGGCGCTACCCATTTACCGCAGATTATCGTCAACGATAGCCGACGGGCTTTGGCAGAACTGGCCGGATATTGGCGCAATAGTCTATCGCTAAAACTGGCCGGCGTGACCGGCAGTAATGGCAAAACCACCGTCAAGGAAATGATAGCCGCCATTTTAGGCACCCAGGGAGAAACCTTATATACCCAGGGTAATTTGAACAACGAAATTGGCGTACCGTTAACCTTGTTAAGGCTAACTGAAAAGCATCGCTTTGCAGTAATTGAAATGGGTGCCAATCATCTCGGCGAAATCGCCTATACCAGTCATTACGCCCAAGCTGATGTCAGTGTCATTACCAATGTTGGTCCGGCCCATATCGAGGGGTTTGGCAGTGTGCAGGGTGTGGCGCGGGCCAAGGCCGAAATCATAGAAAACCTTCCTCAACATGGCGTAGCCGTGTTGAATCGGGACGATGAGTATTTTGAATTTTGGTTGGATTTAGCCGGTAACCGCAAGATCTGTAGTTTTGGTTTGCATGAACAGGCTGATATTCGCGCCCGGAATATTGAGACAGCTTTAACTAGCCAGGGCTTTCAAACCAGTTTTGAGTTGCAGGCCGGTAGTGACACAGTCTCCATAAATCTGCATCTGGCTGGTGAGCATAATGTCAGAAATGCACTGGCTGCTGCTGCAGTGGCGCGCCAATTTCAAGTCAGTTTGGCAGACATCAAGTCAGGATTGGAGAGTTTAAGGCCTGTTACTGGCCGGATGCAGCCGCTGATAGGCCGCAAAGGCAACATCATTATAGATGATACCTATAATGCTAATCCTGCTTCATTAAAAGCCGCATTGGCTGCCCTGGATAGCGGCGCACAAAACTGGCTGATACTAGGTGCATTTGCAGAGTTGGGTGAAGACAGTGCACACATTCACCAGCAAATGGGTGAAATGATCAAAACCATGTCGGTGCAACGCTTATTCGCGGTAGGCGAGGCGACGAAACAAACTGTCGCGGCTTTTGGTAAGGGAGCCCGATTTTTTGAAACTCAGGCCCAACTGATTGCTGCCGTCAATCAGGAAATCAAGGGCAAGGAAATATTATTAGTGAAAGGTTCAAGGTCACAAAAAATGGAAAACGTCGTGGCATCCATGGTCGATAATTTTAGAGCAGCATAATGTTACTTTTACTTGTAGATTATTTATCAAATATAGATTCTGGTTTCAGAGTCTTACATTACCTGACATTTCGTACCATTTTGGGGGTGTTAACCGCATTAGGTATTTCGCTCTTGATTGGTCCGGTGATGATCAGAAAACTGGCCAGCAACAAAATCGGTCAGAGCGTACGCCAAGATGGTCCGCAAAGTCATTATTCAAAATCCGGTACTCCTACCATGGGCGGTACCATGATCCTGTTTTCTGTAGCCATTAGTACCTTGTTGTGCGCTGATTTGGGTAATCGATATATTTGGGTGGTGTTGTTGGTGACATTAGCTCACGGCATTATCGGTTTTATTGATGACTACAAAAAAGTCATGCTGGGGAATAGTGATGGCCTCTCGGCAAGAAGCAAGCTGTTTTGGCAGTCTGTGGTGGCCTTGGCAGCGGCAATATATCTGTTCAACAGTGCTCAAGTACCGGCTGAAACCCGTTTTATCGTGCCGTTTTTCAAGAATATCACCTTAAATTTAGGTTGGGGCTATGTGGTAATGACCTATCTGGTCATTGTCGGATCCAGCAATGCCGTGAATCTTACCGATGGACTGGATGGCTTGGCCATTATGCCCACAGTGATGATAGCTGCCGCTTTAGGTTTTTTTGCTTATCTGTCGGGACATATTAATTTTTCCCAATATCTGGCGATACCCCATATACCCAAGGCCGGCGAATTGGTGGTGTTTTGCGGGGCGCTGGTGGGATCAGGTTTAGGTTTTCTCTGGTTCAACGCTTATCCGGCTATGGTATTCATGGGCGATGTTGGTGCCTTGGCTTTGGGTGCGGCGCTGGGTACAGTTGCAGTGTTGGTTAGACAGGAAGTGGTGCTGGTCATTATGGGTGGTATTTTTGTGATGGAAACCATCTCGGTCATCATTCAGGTTGCTTCCTATAAAACGCGTAAAAAGCGGGTGTTCCTAATGGCACCTATTCATCATCATTTCGAACTCAAAGGTTGGCCGGAACCGCGCATTATTGTCAGGTTCTGGATTATCTCGGTCATTTTGGTTCTGATCGGTCTGGCAACATTGAAGCTGAGATAAGTATGAGTAGCGAGCATCTTTTAGCAGCATTAGAACAACACTTCAAACTAAGGCCGGCCGAGGCCAGATTGCTGATTGTCGGTCTGGGCGCTACCGGGTTTTCTGCTGCACAGTTTTTACAGAAAACCCCTATTAAATTTGCCGTGATCGACAGTCGCCGTAATCCCCCGCTAATCGATACCCTGCGCGAACAAATGCCTGATGTTCCGGTATTTTTAGGAGGATTTGACCAATCCGCTTTTGAGGTGGCCACCCATATGCTGATTAGTCCGGGGGTGTCGCTCAATGAAACGGCAATTAATAAAGCCATGTTGGCTGGGGTCACGGTATTAAGCGATATCGATTTATTCGCCTGCGCAACAGATAAACCCATTATTGCCATTACCGGGTCCAACGGTAAAAGCACTGTCACCACCATGCTGGGTGATATGGCAAATGCGGCCGGAGTTAAGACCGCAATTGGCGGCAATCTAGGTACCCCGGCACTGGAGTTATTACAACAGCATGCCGATTTGTATGTTCTGGAGTTATCCAGTTTTCAATTGGAAAGGACTACAGCGTTAAATGCAAAAGCAGCCACAGTGCTAAATCTTAGTCCCGATCATCTCGACCGGCATGAGGGTATGGTTGGTTATGCCAAGGAAAAGCAACGTATTTTTCGCGGTAACGGGGCCATGATTCTCAATGCCGATGATGAGCAGGTCTTAACTATGCGGGATGAGCAACGTAAATGTATTACATTTTCCACCCAGCATCCGGCAGATTTTTATTTACAGTGTGGAGAAACAGATTATCTGCAATTTGGTGAGCAAACCCTGATGCGGGCAGATGAGTTAAGGCTGGAGGGTACGCATAATATTGCTAACGCTCTGGCAGCGATTGCTCTTGGCTATGCAGTTGGTCTCGATATCAAGGCCATGTGTAATGCCCTGAAACGTTTCAAAGGATTGCCGCATCGTATGCAAAAGGTGGCTGAGTCCGTTGCCGGCGTGGTCTGGGTCAACGATTCCAAGGCTACCAATATCGGCGCTTGTATCGCAGCGTTACAGGGTTATCAGCGTAAAGTCATTCTAATAGCCGGTGGCGATGGTAAAGGTGCCGATATGCGCGAACTTGCGCCTGCCGTTCAAGCCAAAACCAAGACTGTGATTCTAATGGGCAAGGATGCCGAATTAATCGCACAGGCCTTGGCTGATTGCGTACCGATATTTTTTGCCGCCAATATGAAAGAAGCGGTAAAAATTGCTCAAAATCAGGCAAAAACCGGTGATGTGGTGCTGTTATCCCCGGCATGCGCCAGCTTAGATCAATATAAAAGTTATCTGGATAGGGGCAACAAATTTGTCGAAGCTGTTATGGAGCAGGTGCCATGTTAAGCCCCAGTTCAAAACCGCTCAGAACCACAAAACGCCAGCATATCGATCAACCTTTAATAATAGCCTGCTTCAGTTTACTGGCTATCGGTTTTCTGATGGTGACCTCAGCATCGGTACATCTAGGTGTAAAAATGGGTAATGACATTTCCCATTATCCGTTCAAACAGTTAATGCACATTGTGATTGGTTT
Coding sequences within it:
- the murD gene encoding UDP-N-acetylmuramoyl-L-alanine--D-glutamate ligase, producing MSSEHLLAALEQHFKLRPAEARLLIVGLGATGFSAAQFLQKTPIKFAVIDSRRNPPLIDTLREQMPDVPVFLGGFDQSAFEVATHMLISPGVSLNETAINKAMLAGVTVLSDIDLFACATDKPIIAITGSNGKSTVTTMLGDMANAAGVKTAIGGNLGTPALELLQQHADLYVLELSSFQLERTTALNAKAATVLNLSPDHLDRHEGMVGYAKEKQRIFRGNGAMILNADDEQVLTMRDEQRKCITFSTQHPADFYLQCGETDYLQFGEQTLMRADELRLEGTHNIANALAAIALGYAVGLDIKAMCNALKRFKGLPHRMQKVAESVAGVVWVNDSKATNIGACIAALQGYQRKVILIAGGDGKGADMRELAPAVQAKTKTVILMGKDAELIAQALADCVPIFFAANMKEAVKIAQNQAKTGDVVLLSPACASLDQYKSYLDRGNKFVEAVMEQVPC
- a CDS encoding UDP-N-acetylmuramoyl-tripeptide--D-alanyl-D-alanine ligase → MNLALNDIATAVSGQLLGANFSVAGVSIDTRSLQPGQLYIALSGQNFDGHAFIEQAEQAGAAAVLVEHQGATHLPQIIVNDSRRALAELAGYWRNSLSLKLAGVTGSNGKTTVKEMIAAILGTQGETLYTQGNLNNEIGVPLTLLRLTEKHRFAVIEMGANHLGEIAYTSHYAQADVSVITNVGPAHIEGFGSVQGVARAKAEIIENLPQHGVAVLNRDDEYFEFWLDLAGNRKICSFGLHEQADIRARNIETALTSQGFQTSFELQAGSDTVSINLHLAGEHNVRNALAAAAVARQFQVSLADIKSGLESLRPVTGRMQPLIGRKGNIIIDDTYNANPASLKAALAALDSGAQNWLILGAFAELGEDSAHIHQQMGEMIKTMSVQRLFAVGEATKQTVAAFGKGARFFETQAQLIAAVNQEIKGKEILLVKGSRSQKMENVVASMVDNFRAA
- a CDS encoding UDP-N-acetylmuramoyl-L-alanyl-D-glutamate--2,6-diaminopimelate ligase, whose protein sequence is MKLSNLLKDIAKTVVDVDVKGLSLDSRNMANANVFFALHGAKRHGIEYAELAIANGANAIVYDPAGIERLPEFATDIVVLAVAGLNQHLGVIAARFYNYPADKLAVIGITGTNGKTTCSQLIAQALPDCALIGTLGWGDSEHLVPTVNTTPDALAIQKILHGFVLQHKQAVAMEVSSHGLQQGRVNGVHFKGAVFTNITRDHLDYHQSMDEYLRAKLGLFTKPDLEFVVINLDDPKSDVVLAHVPDQVKCWTHSRSGRVWAGAENIIADHINYSQAGISFHITWRTETVKAFTPLVGSFNLENVLAVIGVLLAMDVPFSAAVARAAKFKAIAGRMEKFGGVNKPSVFVDYAHTPDALEKVLQVVKNQGQLWLVFGCGGNRDQGKRAEMGRIAAALADQVILTDDNPRHESPADIVKDILAGCQSAKTRVIHNRESAIRTAILAAAKTDSVVVAGKGHEQYQEINGEKLPFSDQDIVKQTLAAWESAA
- the mraY gene encoding phospho-N-acetylmuramoyl-pentapeptide-transferase; the protein is MLLLLVDYLSNIDSGFRVLHYLTFRTILGVLTALGISLLIGPVMIRKLASNKIGQSVRQDGPQSHYSKSGTPTMGGTMILFSVAISTLLCADLGNRYIWVVLLVTLAHGIIGFIDDYKKVMLGNSDGLSARSKLFWQSVVALAAAIYLFNSAQVPAETRFIVPFFKNITLNLGWGYVVMTYLVIVGSSNAVNLTDGLDGLAIMPTVMIAAALGFFAYLSGHINFSQYLAIPHIPKAGELVVFCGALVGSGLGFLWFNAYPAMVFMGDVGALALGAALGTVAVLVRQEVVLVIMGGIFVMETISVIIQVASYKTRKKRVFLMAPIHHHFELKGWPEPRIIVRFWIISVILVLIGLATLKLR